One window of the Etheostoma spectabile isolate EspeVRDwgs_2016 chromosome 16, UIUC_Espe_1.0, whole genome shotgun sequence genome contains the following:
- the agpat2 gene encoding 1-acyl-sn-glycerol-3-phosphate acyltransferase beta, producing the protein MDGLWMIALLLIPLLMWTSSTFVFYFKKCFYVAWMMVLALFAIPLCILKSGGRDVENMRIIRGLVRHVKYFLGLRFDVSGWEHLQTEGPYVIISNHQSSLDVLGLMEILPDRCTMIAKKELIYAGTVGLICWLGGIVFINRKKTNDAKNVMTDAAKTMLDDQIRLWVFPEGTRNQRGGLLPFKKGAFHLAVQAQVPIIPIVFSSYSNFYLRKEKQFKSGTIRLKILPKIDTKGMTSEDISSLSDKSFNLMLSAFHSISDSVTQSNGPSRH; encoded by the exons ATGGATGGGCTATGGATGATAGCGCTGCTGCTGATTCCGCTCCTGATGTGGACCAGCAGcacgtttgttttttatttcaaaaagtgCTTTTACGTCGCCTGGATGATGGTGTTGGCGCTTTTCGCGATTCCTCTGTGTATACTGAAAAGCGGGGGCAGAGACGTTGAAAACATGAG GATTATCCGCGGCTTGGTTCGTCATGTGAAGTATTTCCTGGGCCTTCGATTTGATGTGAGCGGTTGGGAGCATCTGCAGACAGAGGGACCCTACGTCATCATCTCCAACCACCAGAGCTCCCTGGATGTTTTGG GCCTGATGGAGATCTTACCGGACCGCTGCACCATGATTGCCAAAAAGGAGTTGATCTACGCCGGCACAGTAGGTCTCATTTGCTGGCTGGGTGGCATTGTCTTTATCAACCGCAAGAAGACCAACGACGCCAAAAATGTCATGACTGACGCTGCCAAAACCATGTTGGACGACCAG ATTCGTCTGTGGGTATTCCCAGAGGGAACGCGAAACCAGAGAGGTGGCCTGCTACCTTTCAAGAAAGGTGCTTTTCACCTGGCGGTGCAGGCACAA GTTCCCATCATACCCATCGTTTTCTCCTCATACAGCAACTTCTACCTACGGAAAGAAAAGCAGTTCAAATCGG GGACCATCAGATTGAAGATCCTTCCAAAGATCGACACAAAGGGGATGACATCAGAGGATATTTCATCCCTCTCTGACAAATCCTTCAACTTG